A genomic region of Raphanus sativus cultivar WK10039 chromosome 6, ASM80110v3, whole genome shotgun sequence contains the following coding sequences:
- the LOC108813795 gene encoding protein SIEVE ELEMENT OCCLUSION B isoform X2 — protein MESLIKSQHAQQLGGHSTRAGQTQTTEMVPATTEGLTMSSDESMMLKLIQQTHSPDAREVQVRGLLSLVEDILDRATLDSDDSNASMLPLPTEDKLMQSSMMSVLDSVSYAIDRVACEIAYKSLTGSDAHEITMSVFEHLSSFHWHGKLVLTLAAFALNYGEFWLLVQFHSKNQLAKSLAMLKLVPVQNRVTLESVSHGLNDLIREMKSVTACVVELSELPDRYITLEDPHLSRIISTIPIAVYWTIRSIVACISQINMITAMGHEMMNTQMDSWETSMLANKLKNIHDHLAETLKLCYRHIETQRSSESLKMLHSLFDTTHIDNMKILTALIHPKNHSTPLQDGSTKRKVHLDVLRRKTVLLLISDLDISEDELSIFEQIYTESRRNLLGIDGKSHMPYEVVWVPVVDPIEDYERYPSLQNKFEALREAMPWYTVDSPKLIERHAVEFMRERWHFMNKPILVVLDPQGNEASLNALHMIWIWGTEAFPFTRAREEELWRNETLTLNLIVDGIDSVIFNWINPENYIFLYGGDDLDWIRRFTMAAKATAKDSNVKLEMAYVGKRNHSHREQIRRISEAVRAENLSHSWAEPALMWFFWARLESMLYSKIQLGKSDDQDEVMQGIKKILSYDKLGGWALLSKGAEIVMITHGVIERTVTVYDRTWKTHVPTKGYTKAMYDHHHDEILRETGNPCSHFDFHITSRSGRIPEKMNCFECHRPMEKYMSFACCHDDKLLDQDENYNF, from the exons ATTCTTGATCGTGCCACTCTTGACTCCGACGACTCCAACGCCTCC ATGCTTCCATTGCCTACGGAGGATAAACTGATGCAATCAAGCATGATGAGCGTTCTTGATAGCGTCTCATACGCTATCGATCGCGTCGCCTGCGAG ATAGCCTACAAGTCTCTGACGGGATCAGACGCACATGAAATAACAATGTCAGTGTTCGAACACCTCTCGAGCTTCCACTGGCACGGCAAGCTAGTCCTCACTCTAGCCGCGTTTGCGTTGAACTACGGAGAATTCTGGCTTCTGGTTCAGTTCCACTCAAAGAACCAGCTCGCTAAGTCCCTAGCTATGCTAAAGCTCGTCCCTGTTCAGAACAGAGTGACCCTCGAGTCTGTCTCCCATGGGCTCAATGATCTCATCCGTGAGATGAAGAGCGTCACCGCATGTGTAGTTGAACTCAGCGAGTTACCTGATCGTTACATTACATTGGAGGATCCCCACCTATCAAGAATCATCTCTACCATCCCAATCGCTGTTTATTGGACCATAAGAAGCATTGTGGCTTGCATTTCTCAGATCAACATGATCACTGCCATGGGACACGA GATGATGAACACACAAATGGATTCATGGGAAACATCCATGTTAGCTAACAAGCTCAAGAACATTCATGACCATCTCGCTGAGACCTTGAAGCTTTGCTACCGTCACATAG AGACGCAGAGGAGCTCAGAATCCTTAAAGATGTTACATTCTCTATTCGACACAACTCACATTGATAACATGAAGATTCTAACGGCCTTGATTCATCCGAAAAACCACAGCACACCACTGCAGGATGGTTCCACCAAGAGAAAg GTTCACTTGGATGTGTTGAGGAGGAAGACAGTGTTGCTTCTCATCTCTGACCTCGACATATCGGAAGACGAGCTATCGATTTTCGAGCAAATATACACAGAGTCGCGGAGGAACTTGCTGGGAATAGATGGTAAGAGCCATATGCCTTACGAGGTTGTGTGGGTTCCGGTAGTAGATCCTATCGAAGATTATGAAAGATATCCGAGTCTGCAGAATAAATTTGAGGCTCTACGTGAGGCTATGCCATGGTACACAGTGGATAGTCCAAAGCTGATAGAGAGACATGCGGTGGAGTTTATGAGAGAGAGGTGGCATTTCATGAACAAGCCAATACTTGTGGTGCTTGACCCACAAGGCAACGAGGCTAGCCTCAATGCACTTCACATGATCTGGATTTGGGGAACTGAAGCTTTCCCTTTCACTAGAGCTCGTGAGGAAGAGCTCTGGAGGAACGAGACCCTCACGCTTAACCTCATCGTTGATGGCATCGACTCTGTTATTTTCAATTGG ATAAACCCGGAAAATTACATATTCTTGTACGGAGGAGATGACTTAGACTGGATAAGAAGGTTCACAATGGCGGCCAAAGCAACGGCCAAAGATTCCAACGTGAAGCTGGAGATGGCTTATGTTGGTAAACGTAACCACAGCCACAGGGAACAGATCAGGCGGATCAGTGAAGCCGTCAGGGCTGAAAATCTTAGCCATAGCTGGGCCGAGCCTGCATTGATGTGGTTCTTCTGGGCTAGGCTCGAGAGCATGCTCTACTCCAAGATTCAACTCGGTAAATCCGATGATCAAGATGAG GTGATGCAAGGAATCAAGAAGATACTGAGCTACGACAAGCTTGGAGGATGGGCACTGTTGAGCAAAGGAGCTGAGATAGTGATGATAACTCACGGTGTCATTGAGAGGACTGTGACCGTCTACGATCGAACCTGGAAAACTCACGTTCCCACCAAAGGCTACACCAAGGCTATGTACGACCACCACCACGACGAGATTCTCCGGGAAACCGGGAATCCATGCAGCCACTTTGATTTCCACATCACTTCTCGGAGCGGTCGGATTCCCGAGAAGATGAACTGCTTCGAATGCCACCGTCCCATGGAGAAGTACATGAGCTTCGCTTGTTGTCACGATGATAAGCTCCTTGACCAAGACGAGAACTACAACTTCtag
- the LOC108813795 gene encoding protein SIEVE ELEMENT OCCLUSION B isoform X1 produces the protein MESLIKSQHAQQLGGHSTRAGQTQTTEMVPATTEGLTMSSDESMMLKLIQQTHSPDAREVQVRGLLSLVEDILDRATLDSDDSNASVSMLPLPTEDKLMQSSMMSVLDSVSYAIDRVACEIAYKSLTGSDAHEITMSVFEHLSSFHWHGKLVLTLAAFALNYGEFWLLVQFHSKNQLAKSLAMLKLVPVQNRVTLESVSHGLNDLIREMKSVTACVVELSELPDRYITLEDPHLSRIISTIPIAVYWTIRSIVACISQINMITAMGHEMMNTQMDSWETSMLANKLKNIHDHLAETLKLCYRHIETQRSSESLKMLHSLFDTTHIDNMKILTALIHPKNHSTPLQDGSTKRKVHLDVLRRKTVLLLISDLDISEDELSIFEQIYTESRRNLLGIDGKSHMPYEVVWVPVVDPIEDYERYPSLQNKFEALREAMPWYTVDSPKLIERHAVEFMRERWHFMNKPILVVLDPQGNEASLNALHMIWIWGTEAFPFTRAREEELWRNETLTLNLIVDGIDSVIFNWINPENYIFLYGGDDLDWIRRFTMAAKATAKDSNVKLEMAYVGKRNHSHREQIRRISEAVRAENLSHSWAEPALMWFFWARLESMLYSKIQLGKSDDQDEVMQGIKKILSYDKLGGWALLSKGAEIVMITHGVIERTVTVYDRTWKTHVPTKGYTKAMYDHHHDEILRETGNPCSHFDFHITSRSGRIPEKMNCFECHRPMEKYMSFACCHDDKLLDQDENYNF, from the exons ATTCTTGATCGTGCCACTCTTGACTCCGACGACTCCAACGCCTCCGTTAGT ATGCTTCCATTGCCTACGGAGGATAAACTGATGCAATCAAGCATGATGAGCGTTCTTGATAGCGTCTCATACGCTATCGATCGCGTCGCCTGCGAG ATAGCCTACAAGTCTCTGACGGGATCAGACGCACATGAAATAACAATGTCAGTGTTCGAACACCTCTCGAGCTTCCACTGGCACGGCAAGCTAGTCCTCACTCTAGCCGCGTTTGCGTTGAACTACGGAGAATTCTGGCTTCTGGTTCAGTTCCACTCAAAGAACCAGCTCGCTAAGTCCCTAGCTATGCTAAAGCTCGTCCCTGTTCAGAACAGAGTGACCCTCGAGTCTGTCTCCCATGGGCTCAATGATCTCATCCGTGAGATGAAGAGCGTCACCGCATGTGTAGTTGAACTCAGCGAGTTACCTGATCGTTACATTACATTGGAGGATCCCCACCTATCAAGAATCATCTCTACCATCCCAATCGCTGTTTATTGGACCATAAGAAGCATTGTGGCTTGCATTTCTCAGATCAACATGATCACTGCCATGGGACACGA GATGATGAACACACAAATGGATTCATGGGAAACATCCATGTTAGCTAACAAGCTCAAGAACATTCATGACCATCTCGCTGAGACCTTGAAGCTTTGCTACCGTCACATAG AGACGCAGAGGAGCTCAGAATCCTTAAAGATGTTACATTCTCTATTCGACACAACTCACATTGATAACATGAAGATTCTAACGGCCTTGATTCATCCGAAAAACCACAGCACACCACTGCAGGATGGTTCCACCAAGAGAAAg GTTCACTTGGATGTGTTGAGGAGGAAGACAGTGTTGCTTCTCATCTCTGACCTCGACATATCGGAAGACGAGCTATCGATTTTCGAGCAAATATACACAGAGTCGCGGAGGAACTTGCTGGGAATAGATGGTAAGAGCCATATGCCTTACGAGGTTGTGTGGGTTCCGGTAGTAGATCCTATCGAAGATTATGAAAGATATCCGAGTCTGCAGAATAAATTTGAGGCTCTACGTGAGGCTATGCCATGGTACACAGTGGATAGTCCAAAGCTGATAGAGAGACATGCGGTGGAGTTTATGAGAGAGAGGTGGCATTTCATGAACAAGCCAATACTTGTGGTGCTTGACCCACAAGGCAACGAGGCTAGCCTCAATGCACTTCACATGATCTGGATTTGGGGAACTGAAGCTTTCCCTTTCACTAGAGCTCGTGAGGAAGAGCTCTGGAGGAACGAGACCCTCACGCTTAACCTCATCGTTGATGGCATCGACTCTGTTATTTTCAATTGG ATAAACCCGGAAAATTACATATTCTTGTACGGAGGAGATGACTTAGACTGGATAAGAAGGTTCACAATGGCGGCCAAAGCAACGGCCAAAGATTCCAACGTGAAGCTGGAGATGGCTTATGTTGGTAAACGTAACCACAGCCACAGGGAACAGATCAGGCGGATCAGTGAAGCCGTCAGGGCTGAAAATCTTAGCCATAGCTGGGCCGAGCCTGCATTGATGTGGTTCTTCTGGGCTAGGCTCGAGAGCATGCTCTACTCCAAGATTCAACTCGGTAAATCCGATGATCAAGATGAG GTGATGCAAGGAATCAAGAAGATACTGAGCTACGACAAGCTTGGAGGATGGGCACTGTTGAGCAAAGGAGCTGAGATAGTGATGATAACTCACGGTGTCATTGAGAGGACTGTGACCGTCTACGATCGAACCTGGAAAACTCACGTTCCCACCAAAGGCTACACCAAGGCTATGTACGACCACCACCACGACGAGATTCTCCGGGAAACCGGGAATCCATGCAGCCACTTTGATTTCCACATCACTTCTCGGAGCGGTCGGATTCCCGAGAAGATGAACTGCTTCGAATGCCACCGTCCCATGGAGAAGTACATGAGCTTCGCTTGTTGTCACGATGATAAGCTCCTTGACCAAGACGAGAACTACAACTTCtag